One genomic window of Ilyobacter polytropus DSM 2926 includes the following:
- the plsY gene encoding glycerol-3-phosphate 1-O-acyltransferase PlsY yields the protein MFKFIFFAVLAYFLGSIPTGVIIGKKMKGIDIREHGSKNSGATNAYRVLGARYGVMVLAADAAKGFFPVMFADLAGIEGTLLILVGLITIMGHSLSIFLKFKGGKGVATSLGVFLYLVPQIMLVTIGVFVIVAYFSKYVSLASVTCAALLPILTLIMPIRESLIRVELFIMTFLIGAFVIYRHRTNISRLMNGNENKFKFK from the coding sequence ATGTTTAAATTTATATTTTTTGCAGTTTTGGCATATTTTTTGGGATCAATACCAACTGGTGTTATAATAGGAAAAAAAATGAAGGGTATAGACATAAGAGAGCACGGAAGTAAAAACTCTGGGGCTACAAATGCTTACAGGGTACTAGGTGCCAGGTATGGAGTTATGGTGCTAGCAGCTGATGCAGCCAAAGGGTTTTTCCCAGTTATGTTTGCAGACCTAGCAGGAATAGAGGGAACTTTACTGATACTGGTAGGGCTAATAACAATAATGGGTCATTCTCTGTCGATTTTTCTAAAGTTTAAGGGAGGGAAAGGTGTTGCCACCAGTTTGGGGGTATTTCTCTATCTTGTTCCACAGATTATGCTAGTGACTATAGGGGTCTTTGTTATAGTGGCGTACTTTAGCAAATATGTATCTCTTGCCTCTGTTACCTGTGCAGCACTGCTGCCGATACTTACTCTTATCATGCCGATAAGGGAATCACTTATAAGGGTAGAACTTTTCATTATGACATTTTTGATAGGTGCATTTGTAATATACAGACACAGAACAAATATATCTAGGCTTATGAATGGAAATGAAAACAAATTTAAATTTAAATAG
- a CDS encoding NAD(P)H-dependent glycerol-3-phosphate dehydrogenase — MDKIVVMGAGSWGTALAVLLAEKGYPVTLWEYKKERAEKLLAERENPLYLKGIKFPDTLSVTSDIDGLLEGAQCVVFSVPSQVLRGVIESISPQITKDIVLVNTAKGLEVSTGMRLSEVMKDEVMGKFHKNIVVLSGPTHAEEVANKIPSTIVAAGNLENAKKIQELFNTGSFRVYINEDIIGVEIGGAVKNCLAIAAGMADGMEFGDNTKAALITRGIAEITRFGVELGADEKTFSGLSGIGDLIVTCASKHSRNRHVGDKLGKGMKLQEILDEMLMVAEGVPTVKAVYEKSKSYKVSMPILDAVYKVLYEDANAKEMVKKLMERDLKEEFY; from the coding sequence ATGGACAAAATTGTTGTAATGGGCGCAGGAAGCTGGGGAACGGCTTTGGCGGTATTATTGGCTGAAAAGGGGTATCCAGTTACTCTGTGGGAATATAAAAAGGAAAGAGCAGAAAAACTTCTGGCAGAAAGAGAGAATCCTCTGTACCTGAAGGGAATAAAATTTCCTGATACCTTGAGTGTAACTTCCGATATAGATGGTTTATTAGAAGGAGCCCAGTGTGTTGTTTTTTCAGTTCCTTCTCAGGTGCTTAGAGGGGTAATCGAAAGTATATCACCTCAGATAACAAAAGATATCGTCTTAGTAAATACTGCTAAGGGCTTGGAAGTATCAACTGGAATGAGACTGTCAGAGGTTATGAAAGACGAAGTAATGGGTAAATTTCATAAAAATATAGTTGTACTGTCAGGACCTACTCATGCAGAAGAAGTTGCTAACAAGATACCTTCTACAATTGTAGCAGCTGGGAATCTTGAAAATGCAAAAAAAATACAAGAATTGTTTAATACGGGAAGTTTTAGAGTATACATAAATGAAGACATAATAGGTGTGGAAATAGGCGGAGCAGTAAAAAACTGCCTGGCTATAGCAGCTGGAATGGCTGACGGAATGGAGTTTGGAGACAATACCAAGGCTGCCCTTATAACCAGGGGGATTGCAGAGATAACTAGATTTGGAGTGGAGCTTGGGGCAGATGAAAAAACTTTTAGCGGTCTTAGTGGCATAGGGGATCTCATTGTTACTTGTGCAAGTAAACACAGCAGAAACAGACATGTAGGAGATAAGCTTGGAAAGGGTATGAAACTCCAGGAAATACTAGACGAGATGCTTATGGTAGCTGAAGGGGTTCCGACGGTGAAGGCTGTCTATGAAAAGTCTAAATCTTATAAGGTGTCTATGCCTATTCTTGATGCTGTGTACAAGGTACTTTATGAAGATGCCAATGCAAAAGAGATGGTAAAGAAACTGATGGAAAGAGATTTAAAAGAGGAATTTTATTAA